One Nicotiana tomentosiformis chromosome 4, ASM39032v3, whole genome shotgun sequence genomic window carries:
- the LOC104113976 gene encoding large ribosomal subunit protein uL29-like, with protein MARIKVHELRGKSKTELLAQLKDLKAELALLRVAKVTGGAPNKLSKIKVVRLSIAQVLTVISQKQKSVLREAYKNKKYLPLDLRPKKTRAIRRRLTKHQASLKTEREKKKEMYFPIRKYAIKV; from the exons ATGG CGAGAATAAAGGTTCATGAGCTGAGGGGCAAGTCGAAGACAGAGCTGTTGGCTCAGTTGAAGGATCTGAAGGCTGAACTTGCCCTTCTCCGTGTTGCTAAAGTCACCGGTGGTGCCCCTAACAAGCTATCCAAAAT AAAGGTGGTAAGGTTGTCGATTGCACAGGTTTTGACTGTGATCTCACAAAAGCAAAAGTCAGTTCTTCGGGAAGCTTACAAGAACAAGAAGTACTTGCCTCTTGACCTTCGCCCCAAGAAAACAAGGGCAATCCGCAGACGTTTGACTAAGCACCAG GCATCCTTGAAGACagagagagagaagaagaaggagatgTATTTCCCCATAAGAAAATATGCTATCAAAGTTTAG
- the LOC104113984 gene encoding probable pectate lyase 4, whose protein sequence is MAVLPYSDVDSSLKALAGRAEGFGRFSIGGLNGPVYSVTTLADDGSGSLRDGCRKKEPLWIVFEVSGTIHLASYLRVSSYKTIDGRGQRIKLTGKGLQLKDCEHIIVCNLEFEGGRGHDVDGIQIKPNSRHIWIDRCSLRDYDDGLIDITRQSTDITISRCYFAQHDKTMLIGADPSHIGDRCIRVTIHHCFFDGTRQRQPRVRFGKVHLYNNYTRNWGIYAICASVESQIHSQCNIYEATQKKKAFEYYTEKAADKEEARTGLIRSEGDLFLNGAQGILLTGVGEECVFHPSEFYPVWTLEPASDSLKAVLQICTGWQSIPRPPEVCADHMKPAC, encoded by the exons ATGGCGGTGTTACCATATTCTGATGTAGATTCGAGCTTAAAAGCTCTAGCCGGTCGAGCCGAAGGATTTGGCAGGTTTTCCATCGGTGGTCTAAACGGTCCGGTCTATTCCGTCACTACATTGGCCG ATGATGGTTCAGGATCACTTCGTGATGGATGCCGTAAGAAAGAACCACTAtggattgtttttgaagtttCAGGCACCATTCATCTCGCGTCTTACCTACGTGTATCATCTTATAAAACTATTGATGGCCGTGGCCAAAGGATAAAACTCACTGGCAAAGGCTTACAACTGAAGGATTGTGAGCACATAATCGTATGCAATTTGGAGTTTGAAGGTGGCAGAGGTCATGACGTTGATGGCATTCAAATAAAACCAAATTCTAGGCACATTTGGATAGACCGATGTTCTCTTCGTGATTATGATGATGGGCTAATCGATATAACCAGACAAAGCACAGATATCACTATTTCTAG ATGTTATTTTGCTCAGCATGATAAGACAATGCTTATTGGAGCAGACCCGTCTCATATTGGTGATAGATGTATCAGAGTGACCATCCACCATTGCTTTTTTGACGGGACACGGCAGAGGCAACCTCGTGTTAGATTTGGAAAAGTTCATCTGTACAACAATTACACTAGAAATTGGGGTATATATGCTATTTGTGCCAGCGTAGAATCACAG ATACATTCCCAATGCAACATATATGAAGCTACACAGAAGAAAAAAGCTTTTGAATACTACACAGAGAAG GCAGCAGATAAGGAAGAAGCAAGGACAGGTTTAATCAGATCTGAAGGGGACTTGTTTCTCAATGGAGCTCAGGGAATATTGTTAACAGGTGTTGGTGAAGAGTGTGTTTTTCATCCAAGTGAATTTTACCCTGTCTGGACACTGGAACCTGCCTCAGACTCCCTCAAAGCTGTTCTCCAGATCTGCACAGGTTGGCAATCTATTCCCCGGCCACCTGAAGTGTGTGCTGATCATATGAAACCTGCATGCTAG